The Sphingomonas carotinifaciens genomic sequence CGCCCGCCGCCGCGCCGATACCGGCTACACCTCGCGCCTGGAACTGCGTCAGGCCGAAAGCGAATACCGCGCCACCGAACAGCTCGTCTCGGCCGCGCAGCTTGCCGTCACCCGGCAGGAAAACGCGCTGTCGCAACTGATCGGCGATGCCCCCGGCCCTATTGCGCGCGGCCTGCCGATCGATCGCATCGCGCAGCCACCCATTCCGGATGGCCTGCCTGCCGATCTGCTGCGCCGGCGGCCCGATCTGTTCCAGGCCGAACAGACGCTGGTCGCCGCCGACCGCACGCTGGACAGCCAGCGCGCCGCCATGCTCCCCAGCCTCGGCCTCACCGGCTCGGCCGGTCTCGTCCTGTCCACCGCGCTCGACCATCCGGTCGGCGTCTTCTCGCTCGGCGCCAGCATCCTGTCGCCGATCTTCGACGCCGGCCGCCTGCGCGCCCAGGTCGACGCCGCCACCGCCCGCCGCGACCAGGCCGCCTTCGCCTATCGCCGCACCGCGCTGGTCGCCTTTCGCGAGGTCAACGACAGCCTCGCCGGGGTGCAGCGCGCTGGCGAGCAGGTGGTGGCGCTGGATCGCCAGCGTGCCGCACTTGCCGATGCGCTGCGCATAGCGTCGAACCGCTACCGCGCCGGCTATTCCAGCTATCTGGAACAACTGGACGCGCAGCGCGGTCTCCTGTCCGCCGAATTGTCGCTGGCCCAGGCGCAGGCCGATCGCCTGACCGCCTATGCCGGCCTTTATCAGGCGATGGGCGGCGGCTGGACCCCCGCCGACATCGCCGCCACCACCCGTTGAAAGGCCCGCCCATGACCACCCGCCCCGCCGGCACAGAGGATTTTGCCCTCAACCAGACGATGCTGCGCATCCGCGATCCGAAGGCGTCGCTCCCCTTCTACCAGGGCGTGCTCGGCATGACGCTGATCCAGCAGCTCGATTTCGCGGACATGAAGTTCTCGCTCTTCTTTCTCGCCTATCTGGCGGAGGGCGAGACGATCCCGGCCGACCCCGCCGAGCGCGCCCGCTTCCTCTTTACCCGCGAAACCACGCTGGAGCTGACCCACAATTGGGGCACCGAGGAGGATACGGACTTCGCCGGCTATCACAGCGGCAACAGCGATCCGCGCGGCTTCGGCCATATCGGCATCAGCGTCCCCGACGTGTCCGCCGCCTGTGCCCGTTTCGAGGAATTGGGCACCCCCTTCAAGAAACGCCCGCAGGACGGCACGATGAAGGACATCGCCTTCATCACCGATCCCGACGGCTACTGGATCGAGATTCTGTCACCCGCCGGCATGACCCCCACCATGGTCGCGCAGCAGAAGGTTTGATCTCACGCGAAGCCGCGAAGCCGCGAAGAGAAAGAAGAAGGTTTCATTCACGCGGAGACGCGGAGGCGCGGAGATGTTCCGCGAGCCGAAGGCTCACTCTCCATTACCGGCGAA encodes the following:
- a CDS encoding efflux transporter outer membrane subunit, whose amino-acid sequence is MRITALALFLLLAGCIGPRPPAPVAATITPPPAWRTALGPGTPIRADWWQGFGDPVLTALVARALANSPDIGSAAARVEEARAQARLAQAQRAPSLTGGVPLTDARSVSALGVGATNIGSQPLLQASYDFDLFGRLARAEDAARASLLATEAAEDTVRLALAAGVATSYVTLRALDHRLRIARETLVARADALRIARRRADTGYTSRLELRQAESEYRATEQLVSAAQLAVTRQENALSQLIGDAPGPIARGLPIDRIAQPPIPDGLPADLLRRRPDLFQAEQTLVAADRTLDSQRAAMLPSLGLTGSAGLVLSTALDHPVGVFSLGASILSPIFDAGRLRAQVDAATARRDQAAFAYRRTALVAFREVNDSLAGVQRAGEQVVALDRQRAALADALRIASNRYRAGYSSYLEQLDAQRGLLSAELSLAQAQADRLTAYAGLYQAMGGGWTPADIAATTR
- the gloA gene encoding lactoylglutathione lyase, which translates into the protein MTTRPAGTEDFALNQTMLRIRDPKASLPFYQGVLGMTLIQQLDFADMKFSLFFLAYLAEGETIPADPAERARFLFTRETTLELTHNWGTEEDTDFAGYHSGNSDPRGFGHIGISVPDVSAACARFEELGTPFKKRPQDGTMKDIAFITDPDGYWIEILSPAGMTPTMVAQQKV